A genomic segment from Tuwongella immobilis encodes:
- a CDS encoding TRM11 family methyltransferase — protein MTSLHPTSSVANVNPFYAARLAREPKETRFQPDRPVYAKLPKAPVNASPVPGLTSLYHDDEPGPYGNRGYPGNCGGNLIRDLIRYFRPITVLDPMTGSGTCRDVCRAEGVHCISSDLKRGDDACGSLSHLDGLGFDLIWTHPPYWRMKIYSDDPRCLSQAPTLEAFLERYAKFLANMAGLLAENGKLAVLMGDYSDRDAGFVPLVYHTKRLAFEAGLRQSCTDIVRFSHGASSGKKVYRSSFIPGLHDICAIFERA, from the coding sequence ATGACATCTCTGCACCCCACTTCATCTGTTGCAAACGTCAATCCGTTTTATGCCGCGCGATTGGCCCGTGAGCCCAAGGAGACTCGCTTCCAGCCGGATCGGCCGGTATATGCCAAGTTGCCGAAGGCTCCGGTCAATGCCAGTCCGGTTCCGGGACTGACCAGTCTGTATCACGACGATGAGCCTGGGCCGTATGGCAATCGTGGTTATCCGGGCAACTGCGGCGGCAATCTCATTCGCGATTTGATTCGCTATTTTCGGCCGATTACGGTGCTGGATCCGATGACTGGCAGCGGCACTTGCCGCGATGTGTGCCGTGCGGAAGGCGTCCACTGCATCAGCAGCGACCTCAAGCGCGGGGACGACGCCTGCGGATCACTCTCGCACCTTGATGGCCTCGGTTTTGACCTCATTTGGACGCATCCGCCGTACTGGCGCATGAAAATTTATAGCGATGATCCACGTTGTTTGAGCCAAGCCCCGACGCTGGAAGCATTCCTCGAACGCTATGCCAAGTTCCTCGCCAACATGGCCGGGCTACTCGCCGAGAACGGCAAATTGGCGGTGCTCATGGGCGATTATTCGGACCGTGATGCCGGATTTGTGCCGCTGGTGTATCACACGAAACGCCTTGCGTTTGAGGCTGGATTGCGGCAATCGTGCACCGATATCGTGCGATTCAGCCATGGCGCATCCAGCGGCAAGAAGGTGTACCGCTCCAGCTTTATCCCCGGATTACACGACATTTGTGCCATCTTCGAGCGAGCCTAA
- the parA gene encoding ParA family partition ATPase has translation MTYTIALLNQKGGVGKTTLAVHLAAGLTRRGGRVLLLDADSQGSALDWAAAREGDPLFSVIGLPKPTLHRELPSLGASFDAVVIDGPPRVNDVARSAILAADLVLIPVQPSPYDAWASSEIVELLRESSVYKADQRAAFVVNRRIVNTAIGRDVADALADYQLPVLAASLCQRVAFAESAAQGKTVFETQPDGPAHREVEALTDEVLGLAA, from the coding sequence ATGACTTACACGATTGCGTTACTCAATCAGAAAGGCGGCGTTGGCAAGACGACGTTGGCGGTTCATTTAGCGGCAGGATTGACACGCCGAGGCGGCCGCGTGCTGCTGCTCGATGCCGATTCGCAGGGTTCCGCGCTCGATTGGGCGGCGGCTCGTGAGGGCGATCCGCTGTTTTCGGTGATTGGGCTGCCGAAACCGACATTGCATCGGGAATTGCCATCGCTTGGGGCGTCGTTCGATGCCGTGGTGATTGACGGCCCGCCGCGCGTGAATGACGTCGCACGCTCGGCGATTCTCGCCGCCGATTTGGTGCTGATTCCGGTGCAGCCCTCGCCCTACGATGCGTGGGCATCGTCGGAAATCGTCGAATTACTGCGGGAATCGTCCGTTTACAAAGCCGATCAGCGGGCCGCATTCGTGGTCAATCGGCGCATTGTCAATACCGCGATTGGTCGCGATGTCGCCGATGCGCTTGCCGATTATCAGCTGCCGGTGTTGGCGGCATCGCTGTGTCAGCGGGTCGCCTTTGCCGAGAGCGCCGCCCAGGGAAAAACCGTGTTCGAGACACAGCCCGACGGCCCCGCGCATCGCGAAGTCGAGGCACTCACCGACGAAGTGCTGGGGCTCGCCGCATGA
- the mobF gene encoding MobF family relaxase produces MLRITAQKSAAQAKRYFSRSDYFIDGQELAGHWHGSGADRLGLTGEVRQADFDAICDNRHPLTHDPLTARHRHQRRVGWDLTFDVPKDVSVLHAISGDQRIEEAFRLSVRETMHEIEAEITTRVRRGGQNGTQTTGNLVWAEFLHRTSRPTAEDHKPDPHLHLHAYVFNATFCTAENRWQAIDLAGIVKDSAYWRGVADARLASRLDALGYPVERRGQQWGIAGVPTSVREKFSRRTREVEDAAMRLGVTDPAEKATLGARTRRAKDKSLAYDELREYWRERLTDAERESLTRQSSRDHQPERRSAAAILDQALSHCLTRDSVVRERDLLAKALQFGIGSTSPESLRNELANRTNLRRATFRGHAVVTTPEVLAEEKRMLDFARSGAGQVAPIQRNPHTFRRSWLNADQKAAVHHVLTTTDRVTIIRGAAGVGKSTLSAEAAEAISAAGKRVVAVAPTAAARDVLRADGFPDAQTVAAFLQNQAAQQSVSGQVLWVDEASLVGVREMTRLFDVARDTGCRVVLSGDTAQHHSVARGDALRLLQARGGVQAVEVREITRQRGAYKQAVGALARGDTEQGLAQLERLGWVREIADAAERRAALTAEYLAASRKGSVLVVAPTHAEGDAVTAEIRDKLRITGRLGTDQQRIRKLTPMHWTDAEKQDASRYISGQHVLHFHQNAAGGVRRGMQQTVTDDRPVPTMLADRFEVYAASELAISEGDRVRITANGSTADGRHRLTNGTIYTVSGFTAGGDIVFRENGWIVSKNYGFLAHGYAVTSHASQGRTVDHVLLSEPAASLGAASREQFYVSVSRGKHGCTVYTDDRAALAEAVSQSDSRITATEVWAKIAEESQQQTHRTQQVMARSYPQSEAESEATRERR; encoded by the coding sequence ATGCTTCGAATCACTGCCCAAAAATCGGCCGCACAGGCCAAACGCTATTTTTCACGCTCCGACTATTTCATCGATGGTCAGGAGCTTGCTGGCCATTGGCATGGAAGTGGGGCCGATCGCCTCGGGCTCACGGGCGAAGTGCGCCAGGCCGACTTCGATGCCATCTGCGACAATCGCCATCCGCTCACGCACGATCCGCTCACCGCTCGCCATCGGCACCAGCGTCGCGTGGGCTGGGATCTCACTTTTGATGTGCCCAAAGATGTCAGTGTGCTCCATGCAATCAGTGGGGACCAACGCATCGAAGAGGCGTTTCGGCTGAGTGTGCGCGAGACGATGCACGAAATCGAGGCGGAAATCACGACTCGCGTTCGGCGCGGTGGGCAGAACGGCACCCAGACTACCGGCAACCTGGTGTGGGCCGAGTTTCTGCATCGCACCTCGCGGCCGACGGCTGAGGATCACAAGCCCGACCCGCATTTGCATCTGCATGCGTATGTGTTCAACGCGACGTTTTGCACGGCCGAGAATCGCTGGCAGGCCATCGATCTTGCGGGCATCGTCAAGGATTCTGCCTATTGGCGTGGGGTTGCCGATGCTCGCTTGGCGTCGCGGCTGGATGCGCTCGGCTATCCGGTGGAGCGTCGCGGCCAGCAGTGGGGCATCGCCGGTGTGCCGACATCGGTGCGGGAGAAATTCAGTCGGCGGACGCGCGAAGTGGAGGATGCCGCGATGCGGCTCGGGGTCACCGATCCCGCCGAGAAAGCGACGCTCGGAGCCCGCACCCGACGCGCGAAGGACAAGAGTCTGGCATACGATGAACTCCGCGAATACTGGCGTGAACGGCTCACGGATGCGGAACGCGAATCGCTCACTCGGCAATCATCGCGTGATCATCAGCCGGAACGACGCAGCGCTGCGGCGATTCTCGACCAGGCATTATCGCACTGCTTGACGCGTGATAGCGTCGTGCGCGAGCGAGATCTGCTCGCCAAAGCGTTGCAGTTCGGAATCGGCTCGACCTCGCCGGAATCGCTTCGCAACGAGCTTGCGAACCGCACGAATCTGCGTCGGGCGACGTTTCGCGGGCATGCCGTCGTGACCACGCCAGAGGTACTTGCCGAGGAAAAGCGGATGCTCGATTTTGCCCGCAGTGGCGCGGGGCAAGTCGCGCCGATTCAGCGAAATCCGCACACGTTTCGACGCAGTTGGCTCAACGCCGATCAAAAGGCGGCGGTGCACCATGTACTGACGACCACCGACCGCGTCACGATCATTCGCGGGGCTGCGGGTGTTGGAAAAAGTACGCTGTCAGCCGAGGCGGCGGAGGCGATTTCCGCAGCGGGCAAGCGCGTCGTGGCTGTTGCGCCAACCGCAGCGGCGCGCGATGTGCTTCGCGCCGATGGCTTTCCAGATGCACAAACTGTGGCCGCATTTCTTCAGAATCAAGCCGCTCAGCAATCGGTCAGCGGTCAGGTGTTGTGGGTCGATGAGGCGTCATTGGTCGGTGTTCGCGAAATGACTCGGCTATTCGATGTGGCTCGCGATACGGGCTGTCGGGTGGTGCTTTCGGGCGACACCGCGCAACATCATTCCGTCGCGCGAGGCGATGCCTTGCGACTGCTGCAGGCGCGTGGCGGCGTGCAGGCCGTCGAAGTCCGCGAAATCACCCGACAGCGAGGGGCGTACAAGCAAGCCGTCGGCGCACTCGCACGCGGCGATACCGAGCAAGGATTGGCCCAACTCGAGCGATTGGGCTGGGTACGGGAAATCGCCGATGCAGCCGAACGCCGTGCCGCTCTGACCGCTGAATATCTCGCAGCGTCGCGCAAGGGCTCGGTGCTGGTGGTGGCTCCAACTCACGCGGAAGGCGACGCCGTCACCGCTGAAATTCGCGACAAACTCCGCATCACAGGTCGACTGGGCACCGACCAACAGCGCATCCGAAAATTGACGCCGATGCACTGGACCGACGCCGAGAAGCAGGACGCGAGCCGCTACATTTCCGGTCAGCATGTGCTGCATTTTCACCAGAATGCGGCGGGTGGCGTGCGACGTGGGATGCAGCAAACCGTGACCGATGATCGCCCCGTGCCGACGATGCTGGCCGACCGATTCGAGGTCTATGCCGCGAGTGAATTGGCGATTTCCGAGGGCGATCGCGTGCGAATCACTGCCAATGGCAGCACGGCGGATGGTCGCCATCGGCTGACCAATGGCACGATTTACACTGTCAGCGGATTCACCGCCGGTGGCGACATTGTGTTTCGGGAAAATGGCTGGATTGTCTCGAAAAATTACGGGTTTCTCGCGCATGGATACGCGGTCACCAGCCACGCTTCGCAGGGGCGAACGGTCGATCATGTGCTGCTCAGCGAGCCAGCCGCGTCGCTCGGGGCCGCATCGCGCGAGCAATTTTACGTCTCGGTTTCGCGTGGCAAACACGGTTGCACAGTCTACACCGATGATCGCGCAGCGCTCGCTGAGGCGGTGTCGCAGTCCGATTCGCGGATCACCGCGACCGAAGTTTGGGCCAAAATCGCCGAGGAATCGCAGCAGCAGACCCATCGAACCCAGCAGGTGATGGCACGCTCATACCCCCAATCGGAAGCCGAATCGGAGGCCACTCGTGAACGCCGATAA
- a CDS encoding IS3 family transposase (programmed frameshift), with product MQKRHTPEQIIQKLRLAEKLQSEGQTIAQVCQRLGGSEQTFHRWRNQYGGMKADEARRLKELEAENVRLKRLVADLALDKQMLQEVVRKKILTAAAGRAIVAELTATFDVSQRRVCKVVGLHCASIRQRPAPREDEARLVEAMLELVGRHPRYGYRRIWVLLVRSGWRVNRKRVSRLWKAQGLRVPRKIRKKTRLGQSANGCSRYRAVGKDHVWCWDFIHDRTTSGSTLKVLSVLDEYTRECLALEVGRSMGSREVIGVLAGLVEVRGAPGHIRSDNGPEFIAGAIRDWLAGAGVETLYIEPGSPWENGYAESFHSRVRDEFLGVEEFASVTEAKVLAGQWRREYNHERPHSSLGYKTPAEYGELCPRHDSAARCRVEDTIE from the exons ATGCAGAAGCGACATACGCCGGAGCAGATTATCCAGAAGCTCAGGCTGGCCGAGAAGCTCCAGAGTGAGGGACAGACGATCGCTCAGGTGTGCCAACGCTTGGGGGGGAGCGAGCAGACCTTCCACCGCTGGCGCAACCAGTATGGCGGCATGAAAGCCGACGAGGCCAGGAGGCTCAAGGAACTCGAGGCTGAGAACGTCCGCCTGAAACGCTTGGTGGCGGACCTGGCTTTGGACAAGCAAATGCTCCAGGAGGTGGTCCGAA AAAAAATCCTAACCGCCGCAGCCGGGCGTGCCATCGTGGCGGAACTGACCGCGACCTTCGACGTGTCCCAGCGGCGTGTCTGTAAGGTGGTCGGGCTGCACTGCGCGAGCATACGCCAGAGACCAGCCCCGAGGGAGGATGAGGCCAGGTTGGTGGAGGCGATGTTGGAGTTGGTCGGGCGGCATCCACGATACGGCTACCGCCGGATTTGGGTGCTTTTGGTGCGGTCCGGCTGGCGGGTCAACCGCAAGCGTGTGTCCCGGCTGTGGAAGGCTCAGGGCCTTCGTGTCCCCAGGAAAATAAGGAAAAAGACGCGGCTGGGACAGTCGGCCAACGGGTGCTCGCGGTACCGTGCGGTGGGCAAGGATCACGTCTGGTGCTGGGATTTTATCCACGACCGGACGACCTCGGGTTCGACGCTGAAGGTGCTGAGCGTGTTGGACGAGTACACTCGGGAATGCCTGGCTCTTGAGGTAGGCCGGTCGATGGGCAGCCGGGAGGTGATCGGAGTGCTGGCCGGGTTGGTCGAGGTTCGGGGAGCCCCAGGGCACATCCGCAGCGACAACGGGCCAGAGTTCATCGCCGGTGCAATCCGGGATTGGCTGGCCGGAGCGGGTGTGGAAACGCTCTACATCGAGCCAGGTTCGCCCTGGGAAAACGGCTACGCGGAGTCGTTCCACAGCCGAGTGAGAGACGAGTTTCTGGGTGTGGAGGAGTTCGCAAGCGTGACGGAAGCGAAGGTGCTTGCAGGGCAGTGGCGTCGAGAGTACAACCACGAGCGCCCGCACAGCTCGCTGGGTTACAAGACGCCTGCGGAGTACGGGGAATTGTGTCCTCGCCACGACTCCGCTGCGCGATGCCGTGTCGAGGACACAATTGAATGA
- the dbpB gene encoding DGQHR domain-containing protein DpdB has protein sequence MATSKMYISRRALRLQQDDAHPLYVFSLTGEELLAIADVSRISRSDAGKLIGYQRPEVKRHIQDIVTYLNGNTVLFPNSIILALSSDVDFTQSRGPNVDDGLAAAGTLKIPLPSGKDSKPAWIVDGQQRAIALSKCNRKGFPIPINAFVADEVELQRDQFLRVNNTRPLPRGLITELLPEITTILPSKLATKKLPSAVCDLLNRKPDSPFHRQIIRASKSDMTEGVITDTAIVQMVEESLTSTSGCLFPYRDFTTSETDFDGIITVLITFWSAVKNVFPDAWGKPPSKSRLMHGAGIRSVGRLMDHVMAGINIKRPKAREAVEKELRRIVPVCRWTSGNWEGLNGLAWNDLQNVPKHIRSLSNLLIRTYVQSKGTV, from the coding sequence ATGGCCACTTCAAAGATGTACATCAGCCGCCGAGCGCTGCGACTCCAGCAGGATGACGCACACCCACTGTACGTGTTTAGTCTTACCGGCGAAGAATTGCTCGCAATTGCGGACGTGTCCCGCATCTCCCGTAGTGATGCTGGGAAGCTCATCGGGTACCAACGCCCCGAGGTGAAGCGTCATATCCAAGACATCGTGACGTACCTAAACGGCAACACTGTCCTTTTCCCGAACTCCATAATTCTTGCCCTCTCTTCAGATGTTGATTTCACCCAGAGCCGTGGGCCGAACGTGGACGATGGTCTTGCCGCCGCAGGCACTCTCAAAATCCCTCTTCCGTCAGGCAAAGACAGCAAACCAGCTTGGATTGTGGACGGGCAACAACGAGCTATTGCACTGTCAAAGTGTAATCGTAAAGGGTTCCCGATTCCAATAAATGCCTTCGTCGCCGACGAAGTTGAGCTTCAACGCGACCAGTTCCTCCGTGTAAACAACACACGGCCGCTACCTCGCGGCCTCATCACCGAACTGCTACCCGAGATTACTACGATCTTGCCATCTAAGCTCGCAACCAAAAAATTGCCTTCTGCTGTATGTGATTTACTAAACCGTAAGCCAGACTCCCCTTTTCACAGGCAGATCATCCGGGCCTCCAAATCGGATATGACGGAAGGTGTGATTACCGATACGGCTATCGTGCAAATGGTTGAAGAGAGTCTGACTTCCACGTCTGGTTGTCTCTTTCCCTATCGGGACTTCACTACTTCCGAAACTGACTTTGATGGGATCATAACGGTTTTGATCACCTTCTGGTCGGCAGTCAAGAACGTGTTTCCCGACGCATGGGGGAAGCCGCCAAGCAAGAGCAGACTGATGCACGGGGCTGGTATCCGCTCGGTCGGTCGCCTCATGGACCACGTGATGGCCGGAATCAACATCAAGCGGCCAAAGGCTCGTGAAGCGGTCGAGAAAGAATTGCGGCGAATCGTCCCTGTCTGCCGGTGGACCAGTGGAAACTGGGAGGGACTAAACGGCCTCGCATGGAACGACCTGCAGAACGTCCCCAAGCACATCCGGAGTTTATCGAATCTCCTGATCCGGACTTATGTACAGTCGAAAGGGACGGTCTGA
- the dpdA gene encoding tRNA-guanine transglycosylase DpdA yields MKFFFPDAQDLVDPSFGFVTEKRSESRLRHRDDQYAHEVFSSPPYDGMLISKAIVDGHSGGGGRYTLAQRQRLLRCGAREFLRLPDNLKSMGDCGAFSYVQEKTPPVTVDEVIDFYEACGVDYGVSVDHIILAFQADIDGVSKGKESVPKEWLERQTITLELAEKFLKRHNARHCRFIPVGVAQGWSPKSYADSVSELQNMGYTKIGMGGMVPLKSHEIVSVLESVSEVRAKQTELHLFGVTRLDYLGDFAVNGVMSFDSTSPLRQAFKDDRDNYYTTTRTYTAVKVPQVQGNAKLQTRIVSGEVKQPEARRLERACFDGLLQYDRTGKGLESVLRHLREYELIHDAKRDHTDVYRETLSDRPWEKCPCEVCRALGIHVVIFRGAERNRRRGFHNLFVTYRKLGDGLAARDEARLAQRPF; encoded by the coding sequence ATGAAGTTCTTCTTCCCCGACGCTCAGGATTTGGTCGATCCGAGCTTTGGCTTCGTAACCGAGAAGCGATCCGAGAGTCGCCTTCGTCACCGGGATGACCAATACGCACACGAAGTATTTTCCTCGCCGCCCTATGACGGGATGCTGATTTCCAAAGCAATCGTTGATGGTCACAGCGGTGGTGGTGGGCGGTACACGTTGGCACAACGCCAAAGGCTTCTAAGGTGCGGTGCGAGGGAGTTCTTACGGCTTCCAGACAACTTGAAGTCAATGGGTGACTGCGGAGCATTCTCCTACGTCCAAGAGAAGACCCCACCCGTCACGGTCGATGAAGTAATCGACTTTTACGAGGCATGCGGTGTTGATTACGGCGTGTCGGTTGACCACATCATTTTGGCCTTCCAGGCAGACATTGATGGGGTATCCAAGGGTAAAGAATCAGTTCCGAAAGAATGGCTGGAGCGGCAGACAATAACACTGGAACTTGCCGAAAAATTCCTAAAGAGGCACAACGCTCGCCACTGCCGGTTCATACCAGTTGGCGTCGCTCAAGGTTGGAGCCCCAAATCGTACGCCGATAGCGTCTCGGAACTTCAAAATATGGGATACACAAAAATCGGCATGGGCGGAATGGTTCCGCTCAAGAGCCACGAAATCGTGTCTGTCTTGGAGAGCGTGTCCGAGGTACGGGCGAAACAGACAGAACTGCACCTGTTCGGGGTCACGCGACTTGACTACCTTGGCGATTTCGCAGTCAACGGTGTCATGAGTTTCGACAGCACCTCGCCGCTCCGTCAAGCATTCAAAGATGATCGGGACAACTACTATACGACGACTCGAACCTACACGGCAGTGAAAGTACCTCAGGTTCAAGGAAACGCCAAGCTTCAGACTCGGATTGTGTCTGGTGAAGTGAAACAACCAGAGGCGCGCCGCTTGGAACGGGCCTGCTTCGATGGGCTTCTTCAATACGATCGGACAGGAAAAGGGCTTGAAAGCGTCCTCAGGCACCTTCGCGAGTACGAACTCATCCACGACGCGAAACGTGATCACACGGACGTTTATCGCGAGACATTGAGTGACCGCCCATGGGAGAAGTGCCCCTGCGAAGTGTGCCGGGCACTTGGCATACACGTCGTGATTTTTCGCGGGGCGGAACGAAATCGCCGTCGCGGTTTTCACAACCTTTTTGTTACCTACCGCAAACTCGGGGACGGTCTTGCCGCACGAGATGAAGCCAGACTGGCACAACGCCCATTCTGA
- the dbpB gene encoding DGQHR domain-containing protein DpdB, translating into MKKKLLRLPALEVRQGKDRVLYSFAVDGKLLSDFTTVSRIARTNNIIQGYQRPEVLSHIGEIRAYIESTNPMLPNAIVVAFDDRVRFESLGMGAPSQPYSRLGTLFIPVTDGEDDTDKPGWIVDGQQRAAAVREAEIDQFPICVVGFIAATDTEQREQFILVNSTKPLPKGLVYELLPATETKLPTLLQRRRFPTVLLDRLNLDKDSPLRGMIRTPTVVSGLIKDNSIIKMLENSLSDGLLFRFRGEEGEEGDPEVMLPPLKEFWAAVSEVFKSAWGLSPRRSRLMHGAGVISLGFLMDAIADRYRRNGLPSQEQFRADLLPLKEVCCWTHGHWEFGPGNVRKWNEVQNTPKDIQMLASYLLVQYRQKVWNAET; encoded by the coding sequence ATGAAGAAAAAGTTGCTGCGATTGCCCGCTCTTGAGGTGCGTCAGGGGAAGGACCGCGTTCTCTACAGCTTTGCCGTGGATGGGAAGTTACTTTCTGATTTCACAACTGTTTCTCGCATCGCCCGAACGAACAACATAATTCAGGGCTACCAGCGTCCCGAGGTACTCTCGCACATTGGGGAAATACGTGCTTATATCGAGTCCACCAACCCGATGCTCCCGAATGCGATCGTCGTTGCGTTCGATGACCGGGTGCGTTTTGAGTCTCTAGGAATGGGAGCACCATCGCAACCATATAGTCGCCTCGGCACCCTCTTCATTCCTGTCACTGATGGCGAGGATGATACAGACAAACCAGGCTGGATTGTGGACGGCCAGCAACGTGCTGCAGCGGTTCGTGAGGCTGAGATCGACCAGTTTCCCATATGTGTCGTGGGGTTTATCGCAGCCACCGACACCGAGCAACGGGAGCAATTCATACTTGTAAATTCAACGAAGCCCTTACCAAAGGGGCTCGTTTACGAACTCCTCCCCGCAACGGAAACCAAACTCCCAACGCTGCTTCAACGGCGTCGGTTTCCGACGGTACTACTTGACCGACTCAATCTCGATAAGGACTCACCTCTTCGCGGTATGATCCGCACACCGACGGTGGTCAGTGGCCTCATTAAAGACAACTCGATCATCAAGATGCTGGAAAACAGCTTGTCGGACGGCCTACTGTTCCGCTTTCGCGGAGAAGAAGGAGAGGAAGGGGACCCAGAAGTGATGCTTCCACCTCTCAAAGAATTCTGGGCAGCGGTATCGGAAGTGTTCAAAAGCGCGTGGGGCCTTTCTCCCCGTCGCTCGAGGCTGATGCACGGTGCAGGTGTAATCAGCCTCGGATTTCTGATGGACGCAATCGCTGACCGCTATCGACGAAACGGTTTACCTAGCCAAGAACAGTTTCGTGCGGACCTGCTTCCGCTTAAGGAAGTGTGCTGTTGGACCCACGGACACTGGGAGTTTGGTCCAGGAAACGTCCGCAAATGGAATGAAGTCCAGAACACACCTAAAGATATCCAAATGCTCGCGAGTTACTTGTTGGTACAGTACCGGCAGAAGGTGTGGAACGCAGAAACATGA
- a CDS encoding integrase core domain-containing protein, whose product MSADSASWRCSTLSRNNVCIERLWRNVKHEDISPRCYASVPELAEGLGRYFEFYNHRRIHQGLGYATPASVYHGG is encoded by the coding sequence GTGTCCGCCGACAGTGCGAGCTGGAGGTGTTCAACACTGAGTCGGAACAACGTGTGCATCGAACGGCTCTGGAGGAATGTGAAGCACGAGGATATCTCCCCACGCTGTTACGCGAGCGTTCCCGAGTTGGCCGAGGGGCTCGGGAGATACTTCGAGTTCTACAACCACCGGCGGATCCACCAAGGCTTGGGATACGCCACACCAGCATCAGTGTATCATGGAGGTTAG
- a CDS encoding DGQHR domain-containing protein, which translates to MLNYSYPCVTARQRNGEQVTPFCIFFAPASEILEWSAVDRITDQGKGFQRIANPSRVRGVKRFFSQDPNNTIPTAITLTIKLPEGSLPQVGNQPSAQKLSFEVPDGVQEVNKPGLVIDGQHRLEGAKAFDPSTILSVVALINPTDLETAFQFLVINNKSARVPQDHIHKLALNYSQEGLERRLRSARLSLKKNFALVGQIDEEDGSPFKALIRWPTPDANERPVVPAAIDVALRYIQDQQLQPLIDDNDALLEFFYAIWTTIKSKWADVWANTAANLLTKVGVVCLTQYLTDSLAKAYEWGEVDLSDPTQIEKKTKSLLANQERAFWIHDWKEGSLDTVAGRHLVIDDLTRIARNRRGGLPWYEELATINRPETTQEDE; encoded by the coding sequence ATGCTAAATTACAGCTATCCATGTGTAACTGCTCGTCAGCGTAATGGTGAGCAGGTTACGCCATTCTGTATTTTCTTTGCTCCAGCAAGCGAGATTCTGGAGTGGTCAGCCGTGGACCGGATCACAGATCAAGGAAAAGGGTTTCAACGGATTGCGAACCCGTCGCGAGTGCGAGGGGTTAAACGCTTTTTCAGTCAAGACCCAAACAACACGATCCCAACGGCAATTACACTGACCATCAAACTTCCTGAAGGCTCACTACCGCAGGTTGGCAATCAACCGTCTGCGCAAAAATTGTCGTTTGAAGTACCTGATGGGGTCCAAGAAGTCAACAAGCCAGGCTTGGTCATTGACGGTCAACACCGTCTGGAAGGCGCTAAAGCGTTCGATCCCTCCACGATACTCTCCGTTGTCGCTCTGATTAACCCAACCGATCTTGAAACAGCCTTCCAGTTCCTCGTGATCAATAATAAGTCGGCTCGTGTGCCTCAAGATCATATCCACAAACTAGCACTGAACTACAGTCAAGAGGGGTTGGAGCGTCGATTACGCTCCGCCCGTTTGTCGCTCAAGAAGAACTTCGCGCTAGTCGGGCAGATCGATGAGGAGGATGGAAGTCCGTTCAAAGCCTTGATCCGCTGGCCAACGCCGGATGCTAATGAGCGGCCTGTGGTTCCGGCAGCTATTGACGTGGCGTTGCGATACATACAGGATCAACAGTTGCAACCACTCATCGACGATAACGACGCTCTGCTTGAATTCTTCTATGCTATCTGGACAACGATCAAGAGCAAATGGGCAGATGTGTGGGCAAATACAGCAGCAAACCTACTTACTAAAGTAGGCGTTGTTTGCCTCACACAATACCTCACGGACTCTCTGGCCAAAGCTTACGAATGGGGCGAAGTGGATCTGAGCGATCCGACTCAGATTGAAAAAAAAACGAAAAGCTTACTCGCAAATCAAGAACGTGCTTTCTGGATTCATGATTGGAAAGAGGGGAGCCTCGATACGGTTGCTGGGCGTCACTTAGTGATTGATGATTTAACTCGAATAGCCAGGAATCGACGCGGTGGTCTTCCTTGGTATGAGGAGTTGGCGACAATAAATCGTCCGGAAACGACGCAGGAGGACGAATGA